From Flavobacterium arcticum, the proteins below share one genomic window:
- the hpt gene encoding hypoxanthine phosphoribosyltransferase, which yields MIQLHDKHFVPFIDAATIDAAIARMAKQVEDDMADETPVFVGVLNGAFMVVSDFMKHYKKPCEVSFVKLASYEGTTSTNDVKQLIGLNQSLEGKTVVIIEDIVDTGNTVIELKKMFEAQKVKSLKIATLFFKPEAYTKDVKLDYIGFEIPNKFIVGFGLDYDELGRNLPEVYQLK from the coding sequence TTGATACAGCTTCACGATAAACACTTTGTACCTTTTATAGATGCCGCTACTATTGATGCTGCTATTGCCCGAATGGCAAAGCAAGTAGAGGATGATATGGCAGATGAAACCCCAGTTTTTGTAGGCGTGCTTAATGGTGCGTTTATGGTAGTTTCAGACTTTATGAAACATTATAAAAAACCGTGCGAAGTAAGTTTTGTAAAACTAGCTTCTTATGAGGGTACTACATCTACTAATGATGTGAAGCAACTGATAGGTCTTAATCAAAGCTTAGAAGGAAAAACCGTTGTAATAATAGAGGATATAGTAGATACAGGAAATACGGTTATAGAACTCAAAAAAATGTTTGAAGCACAAAAAGTAAAGTCGCTAAAAATAGCAACATTATTTTTTAAACCTGAAGCATATACTAAAGATGTAAAACTCGATTATATAGGGTTCGAAATCCCTAATAAATTTATAGTAGGGTTTGGGTTAGACTATGACGAGCTGGGGCGTAACTTACCCGAAGTTTACCAATTAAAATAA
- a CDS encoding adenylate kinase encodes MINIVLFGKPGAGKGTQAEFLKTKYNLTHISTGDVFRYNLKNDTQLGKEARVFIDKGDLVPDSITIKMLQDEVEKHTDTAGFLFDGFPRTIAQAQALDAFLATKDWKVTGTVALEADDEILIQRLLERGKTSGRVDDQDESLIRNRYQEYNEKTAPLMDYYKSQHKFYAVNGIGSIAEVTERLSLVIDKLN; translated from the coding sequence ATGATTAATATCGTATTATTCGGGAAACCGGGAGCAGGAAAAGGAACACAGGCAGAATTTTTAAAAACGAAATACAACCTGACGCATATTTCTACAGGAGATGTTTTTCGATATAACCTCAAGAATGATACCCAACTAGGTAAAGAAGCTAGAGTGTTTATAGATAAAGGAGATCTTGTGCCTGACTCTATTACCATAAAAATGTTGCAGGATGAGGTAGAGAAACATACTGATACTGCAGGTTTTCTTTTTGATGGTTTTCCTAGAACGATTGCACAAGCACAGGCATTAGATGCTTTTTTAGCAACTAAAGACTGGAAAGTAACAGGTACAGTAGCACTAGAGGCAGATGACGAAATATTAATACAACGCCTTTTAGAGCGTGGTAAAACAAGCGGAAGAGTAGACGATCAAGATGAGAGTCTAATAAGAAACCGTTACCAAGAATATAATGAGAAAACAGCTCCTTTAATGGATTACTATAAAAGCCAGCATAAATTTTATGCAGTAAATGGTATAGGGTCTATTGCAGAGGTAACCGAAAGGTTGAGTTTGGTAATAGATAAGCTTAACTAA
- a CDS encoding M3 family metallopeptidase, which produces MNILTQKFTTKHDTAPFSKIKNDDFLPAFQEGITSAKAEIDAIVNNTEAPTFENTIEAMSFSGEMLDRASSIFFNLHSAETNDEIQKIAQEVSPLLSEFGNDVRLNAELFEKVKAVYDKKDSLDLTTEQQTLLDKTYKSFSRNGANLPEGKKTKLREIDKELSKLSLEFGENVLAETHAFHLHITDEKDLSGLPEGVIEAAQEIAKSMEKEGWVFTLDYPSYIPFMTYADNRELRKKMALAFGAKGFQNNEHDNQEIVLQIVKLRYGRAQLLGYKSHADFVLEERMAENPEKVKSFSNDLLEKAKPAAQKEFEQLTAFAKEIDGIDELQKWDSAYYSEKLKQKLFNLDDEKLKPYFQLEKVLNGAFTIAGKLYGITFEEVQDIDKYHKDVTTYEVKDENGNLVAVFYADFFPRKGKRNGAWMTSYKPQYIKDGVNERPHVSIVCNFTKPTETKPSLLTFNEVTTLFHEFGHALHGMLANTTYPNLSGTSVYWDFVELPSQVMENWCYEPEALELFAHHYKTDEMIPMEYIKKIKESASFQEGMATLRQLSFGMLDMGWHSLDPSSITDVKTFETEQFANTQLYPDVAENAMSTAFSHIFQGGYSSGYYSYKWAEVLDADTFELFQEKGIFDTATATAFKENILSKGGTEHPMTLYKRFRGQEPKPEALLKRAGLL; this is translated from the coding sequence ATGAATATACTCACACAAAAATTTACTACAAAGCACGACACTGCTCCTTTTAGCAAAATAAAAAACGACGATTTCTTACCTGCTTTTCAGGAAGGGATAACTTCGGCTAAAGCAGAAATTGATGCTATTGTAAATAATACCGAAGCTCCAACTTTTGAGAACACTATAGAAGCCATGTCTTTTAGTGGTGAAATGCTAGACAGAGCTTCTAGCATATTTTTCAACCTACATTCGGCTGAAACTAATGATGAAATCCAAAAAATAGCGCAAGAGGTTTCCCCATTATTATCAGAATTTGGTAATGATGTACGATTAAATGCCGAATTATTTGAAAAGGTGAAAGCAGTATATGATAAAAAAGACTCGCTTGACTTGACAACGGAACAGCAAACATTACTTGATAAAACATATAAAAGCTTTTCGCGTAATGGCGCTAACTTACCTGAAGGTAAGAAAACCAAGCTTAGAGAAATTGACAAAGAACTTTCGAAACTAAGCCTTGAGTTTGGTGAAAATGTTTTGGCAGAAACTCATGCTTTTCATTTGCATATAACGGATGAAAAAGACCTTTCGGGTTTACCCGAAGGTGTTATTGAAGCGGCGCAAGAAATTGCCAAGAGTATGGAGAAAGAAGGTTGGGTATTTACGCTAGATTATCCAAGCTATATACCCTTTATGACGTATGCCGATAACCGTGAGCTTCGTAAAAAAATGGCTTTGGCTTTTGGCGCGAAAGGATTTCAAAATAATGAACACGACAATCAGGAAATAGTATTACAGATTGTAAAACTACGTTATGGGCGCGCACAACTATTAGGCTATAAATCGCATGCCGATTTTGTTTTAGAAGAACGCATGGCAGAAAATCCCGAAAAGGTTAAGTCTTTCTCGAATGATCTTTTAGAAAAAGCAAAACCCGCTGCTCAAAAGGAGTTTGAACAATTAACCGCATTTGCAAAAGAGATTGATGGTATTGATGAGCTTCAAAAATGGGACAGTGCATATTACTCTGAAAAACTAAAACAAAAACTTTTCAATCTTGATGATGAAAAACTAAAACCTTATTTCCAGTTAGAGAAAGTACTTAATGGTGCTTTTACCATAGCTGGTAAGTTATACGGTATCACATTTGAAGAAGTACAAGACATTGACAAATATCATAAAGATGTAACTACCTATGAGGTAAAAGATGAGAATGGTAATCTTGTCGCTGTTTTTTATGCTGATTTCTTCCCAAGAAAAGGAAAACGTAATGGCGCATGGATGACATCTTACAAACCTCAGTATATAAAGGATGGGGTTAACGAAAGACCTCATGTTTCTATAGTTTGTAACTTTACTAAACCTACCGAAACTAAACCATCTTTACTTACTTTTAACGAAGTGACAACGCTTTTCCATGAGTTCGGGCATGCATTGCATGGTATGCTTGCCAACACAACTTACCCTAACCTATCAGGAACAAGTGTATATTGGGATTTTGTAGAGTTACCAAGCCAAGTAATGGAAAACTGGTGCTATGAGCCTGAGGCGTTAGAGTTATTTGCGCACCACTATAAAACCGACGAAATGATACCGATGGAATACATCAAAAAGATTAAAGAAAGTGCAAGTTTTCAAGAAGGTATGGCAACATTAAGGCAACTTAGCTTTGGGATGCTCGATATGGGTTGGCACAGTCTTGACCCTAGTAGTATTACTGATGTAAAAACATTTGAGACAGAACAATTTGCTAACACACAGTTATATCCTGATGTAGCTGAAAATGCTATGAGTACTGCTTTTAGTCATATATTCCAGGGTGGTTATTCATCGGGCTATTATAGCTACAAATGGGCAGAAGTACTGGATGCTGATACGTTTGAATTATTTCAGGAAAAAGGAATTTTTGATACCGCAACAGCTACTGCTTTTAAGGAAAACATACTAAGTAAAGGTGGTACAGAACACCCTATGACGCTATACAAACGCTTTAGAGGTCAAGAACCAAAACCTGAAGCACTACTTAAAAGAGCTGGGTTATTATAA
- a CDS encoding aromatic amino acid hydroxylase — MSATIDSNPLLDKLPEHLRQFIKPQDYKDYTPINQAVWRYVMRKNVDYLSKVAHNSYLEGLEKTGIEVDNIPSMYGMNRILKEIGWAAVAVDGFIPPNAFMEFQAYNVLVIASDIRQLEHIEYTPAPDIIHEGAGHAPIIANPEYAEYLRRFGEIGCKAISSARDYEMYEAIRLLSILKEAEGTPQDEIDAIEKRVEDLQNDMGELSEMALVRNLHWWTVEYGLIGTVDDPKIYGAGLLSSIGESAWCMTDNVKKMPYDINAAYQSFDITKPQPQLYVTPDFAHLNQVLEEFANKMALRTGGLSGLTKLIQSNALGTIELSTGLQVSGTFTNVIQDNGKPIYIQTTGATALSYREKELVGHGTLYHAEGFGSPVGKLKGINLAIEDMSPRDLQAYDIYEGGRVTLEFEGGVKVSGEIITGTRNLQGKIIIISFKDCTVTHNDTVLFQPEWGIYDMAVGKKVIAAFSGPADVTSFDLITHVPSSQTIKAKKSPAREELEGLYQKVRGIREGKADNKELQSIFTIVKQNHPNDWLLSVEIAELLQKNNTTELLNQVMTHLDDVKNRRPEIVHLVDGGLELIFEKEKSLD, encoded by the coding sequence ATGAGTGCAACAATAGATAGCAATCCATTATTAGATAAGTTGCCAGAGCATTTAAGGCAATTTATAAAGCCGCAAGACTATAAAGATTACACACCTATAAATCAGGCAGTGTGGCGCTATGTAATGCGTAAAAATGTAGACTATCTTAGTAAAGTTGCCCATAACTCTTACCTTGAAGGTTTAGAGAAAACAGGTATTGAAGTAGATAATATACCAAGTATGTATGGTATGAACCGCATACTTAAAGAAATTGGCTGGGCTGCCGTAGCTGTTGATGGATTTATTCCGCCGAATGCTTTTATGGAGTTTCAGGCTTATAATGTATTGGTTATCGCATCAGATATTCGCCAACTAGAGCATATAGAGTATACGCCCGCACCCGATATTATTCATGAAGGAGCAGGACACGCACCTATTATTGCTAATCCAGAATATGCTGAGTATTTACGTCGTTTTGGAGAGATAGGCTGTAAAGCAATATCATCGGCAAGAGATTACGAAATGTATGAAGCGATCCGATTATTATCAATACTAAAAGAAGCAGAGGGTACACCGCAAGATGAGATTGATGCTATTGAAAAACGAGTAGAAGACTTACAAAATGATATGGGCGAACTGTCTGAAATGGCACTTGTGCGTAACTTACATTGGTGGACAGTAGAGTATGGTCTTATCGGTACTGTTGATGACCCTAAAATATATGGTGCAGGTTTACTTTCTTCTATAGGCGAAAGTGCTTGGTGTATGACAGATAATGTGAAAAAAATGCCATATGATATAAATGCAGCTTATCAAAGTTTTGATATCACAAAGCCACAACCGCAGCTATATGTAACGCCTGATTTTGCTCATCTTAACCAAGTACTCGAAGAGTTTGCTAATAAAATGGCTTTGCGTACAGGTGGTCTTAGCGGTCTTACTAAACTAATACAGTCTAATGCTTTAGGTACTATAGAGCTTAGTACAGGTTTACAGGTTTCGGGTACATTTACTAATGTCATTCAAGATAACGGGAAGCCTATATATATACAAACTACAGGAGCTACAGCATTGTCATATAGAGAAAAAGAACTTGTAGGTCATGGTACATTGTATCATGCCGAAGGTTTTGGCAGCCCAGTTGGAAAACTAAAAGGTATTAACCTTGCTATAGAAGATATGAGTCCGAGAGATTTACAGGCTTATGATATATATGAAGGTGGTCGTGTAACATTAGAGTTTGAGGGCGGTGTAAAGGTATCAGGAGAAATTATAACTGGAACACGTAACTTACAAGGAAAAATAATTATTATCAGTTTTAAAGATTGTACTGTAACACATAACGATACAGTGTTGTTTCAGCCAGAATGGGGTATTTATGATATGGCTGTAGGTAAAAAAGTAATTGCGGCTTTTTCTGGTCCTGCCGATGTAACAAGTTTCGATCTTATTACTCATGTGCCGTCAAGCCAAACAATAAAAGCTAAGAAATCACCTGCAAGAGAAGAGCTAGAGGGGTTATATCAAAAAGTAAGAGGAATTAGAGAAGGTAAAGCAGATAATAAAGAATTGCAAAGCATATTTACCATAGTAAAACAAAATCATCCTAATGATTGGTTGTTATCAGTAGAAATTGCTGAATTGTTACAGAAAAATAATACTACCGAATTACTAAATCAGGTAATGACACATCTTGATGATGTTAAAAATAGACGTCCAGAAATTGTACATTTAGTAGATGGAGGACTCGAACTTATTTTTGAAAAAGAGAAATCACTTGATTAA
- a CDS encoding hemolysin family protein: protein MEIAIILFLILLNGVFSMSEIALISARKNRLESAAKKGNTSAIAALNLANSPNKFLSTVQIGITLIGILTGIYSGDKVTGDVEAFFMQYELFTPYAENLAVIVVVVILTFFSLVLGELLPKRIGLIYPEAIAKLVALPMKYVSIATAPFIWLLVSSTDFLMKIFNIRPTADGKVTEEEIKAIIKEGTEGGEVQEIEHDIMERVFHIGDRKVNSLMTHRKSVAYLTFQSDKARIKEIMLEEMHSVYPVCEDNLDDVVGMVSLKDMFSNYEKPGFNLKNITTEPVYLIEHTSAYKALEIFKKTRVHYAFVTDEYGVFQGIITLNDILEALVGDASDFYDDEFQLVANPDGTWTVDGHYPLHDFLTYFDLDELTGDYEVTTVSGLIMTELSYIPKAGEKLSWNLYELEVLKMDGVKIDKVRVRSIKE from the coding sequence TTGGAAATAGCCATAATATTATTCCTAATACTACTTAATGGTGTTTTCTCCATGTCGGAGATTGCACTGATTTCTGCTAGGAAAAACCGTTTAGAGTCAGCCGCAAAAAAAGGGAATACCAGCGCAATTGCTGCTTTAAATTTAGCCAACTCACCCAATAAATTTTTATCTACAGTACAAATAGGCATTACACTTATAGGTATTCTTACGGGTATTTATAGTGGTGATAAGGTAACTGGAGATGTTGAAGCATTTTTTATGCAATATGAGTTATTTACACCTTATGCAGAAAATTTGGCGGTAATAGTGGTTGTAGTGATACTAACATTTTTCTCGTTAGTACTAGGTGAGCTATTACCAAAAAGGATAGGGCTTATTTATCCTGAGGCTATAGCTAAGTTAGTAGCTTTGCCAATGAAGTATGTATCTATAGCTACAGCACCTTTTATATGGTTATTGGTTTCATCTACTGATTTCTTGATGAAAATATTTAACATTCGCCCTACGGCAGATGGTAAAGTAACCGAAGAAGAAATTAAAGCTATTATTAAAGAAGGAACAGAGGGAGGAGAAGTACAGGAAATAGAGCACGATATAATGGAGCGTGTTTTTCATATTGGCGACAGGAAAGTAAATTCGCTAATGACGCACCGAAAATCAGTAGCCTATCTTACGTTTCAATCAGATAAAGCCCGTATTAAAGAAATAATGCTTGAAGAGATGCATTCGGTTTACCCCGTGTGCGAAGATAATCTTGACGACGTAGTAGGTATGGTGTCATTAAAAGATATGTTTTCCAATTATGAAAAGCCAGGCTTTAACCTGAAGAATATAACTACAGAGCCTGTATACCTTATAGAGCATACTTCGGCATATAAAGCCTTAGAGATATTTAAAAAGACAAGAGTACATTATGCTTTTGTAACTGATGAATATGGTGTTTTCCAAGGAATTATAACACTTAACGATATACTGGAAGCACTTGTAGGAGACGCCTCTGATTTTTATGATGATGAATTTCAATTAGTAGCCAATCCAGATGGTACTTGGACGGTTGATGGGCATTACCCATTACACGACTTCTTGACCTACTTTGACTTAGATGAGCTTACAGGCGATTATGAAGTAACTACTGTAAGCGGTCTTATTATGACAGAGCTTTCCTATATACCTAAAGCGGGCGAAAAGCTGTCTTGGAATTTATATGAATTGGAAGTTCTTAAAATGGATGGCGTTAAGATTGATAAGGTAAGAGTACGGTCGATTAAAGAATAA
- the purE gene encoding 5-(carboxyamino)imidazole ribonucleotide mutase — protein sequence MKVGVIMGSISDMPVMQAAIDILKEFGIDTEVDIVSAHRTPEKLYEYSKEAHNRGVSVIIAGAGGAAHLPGMVAAMSPLPVIGVPVKSSNSIDGWDSVLSILQMPGGVPVATVALNGAKNAGILAAQILGSHDKLVQAKIIAYKQELKNAVNKASEDLKNQQ from the coding sequence ATGAAAGTAGGAGTTATAATGGGTAGTATATCGGATATGCCGGTAATGCAAGCTGCCATAGATATATTAAAAGAGTTTGGAATAGATACAGAGGTGGATATTGTATCGGCACACCGTACACCCGAAAAGCTATATGAATACAGTAAAGAGGCACACAACAGAGGAGTGTCGGTAATTATTGCGGGTGCAGGTGGTGCAGCTCACCTACCGGGTATGGTTGCTGCTATGTCACCACTACCTGTTATAGGTGTTCCTGTAAAATCCAGCAACTCTATTGATGGATGGGATAGTGTACTCTCTATACTGCAAATGCCAGGTGGAGTACCCGTTGCTACCGTAGCCCTAAATGGTGCTAAAAATGCAGGAATATTAGCTGCACAAATATTAGGGAGCCATGATAAACTCGTTCAAGCAAAAATAATCGCATACAAACAAGAACTTAAAAATGCTGTAAACAAAGCATCGGAAGATTTAAAAAATCAGCAATAG
- a CDS encoding 5-(carboxyamino)imidazole ribonucleotide synthase, with protein sequence MNYFSSDFKLGILGGGQLGKMLLTETRKFDIQTYVLDPSDEAPCKIGSNKFFQGSLMDFDTVYNFGKQVDVLTFEIEHVNVAALEKLESEGIKVYPSPATLKQIQNKGDQKDFYIANKIPTADYRRFENLNDLKLAVEEEQILMPFVWKSTEGGYDGNGVKVIRSAESFEGLPDVQCIAEVMVPFIHELAVIVTRNPSGEIKTYPVVEMEFHPEANQVEYVICPARIPDAVSEDARDIALKVSEAFNHVGLLAVEMFRTEDDQIVVNEVAPRPHNSGHYSIEASYTSQFEQHLRAILDLPLGNTDSKAAGIMVNLVGAEGYSGNVVYENIEKILGQDGVTPHIYGKKQTRPFRKMGHVTIVNEDINEARRIAEEVKNSIKVISN encoded by the coding sequence ATGAACTACTTTTCTTCTGATTTTAAACTGGGAATTTTAGGTGGCGGACAACTTGGAAAAATGCTGCTTACCGAAACCCGAAAATTTGATATACAAACCTACGTACTCGACCCGAGTGATGAAGCTCCTTGTAAAATAGGTAGTAACAAATTCTTTCAGGGTAGCCTGATGGATTTTGATACCGTTTACAACTTCGGGAAACAAGTTGATGTACTTACTTTTGAGATAGAGCATGTAAACGTAGCTGCACTCGAAAAATTAGAAAGCGAGGGGATAAAAGTATATCCATCGCCTGCTACTTTAAAACAAATACAAAACAAAGGCGACCAGAAGGACTTTTACATCGCTAATAAAATACCAACGGCTGACTACAGACGTTTTGAAAACTTAAACGACCTGAAGCTGGCAGTTGAAGAAGAACAAATCCTTATGCCTTTTGTATGGAAAAGTACCGAGGGTGGTTATGATGGTAACGGTGTAAAAGTAATTCGATCTGCAGAAAGTTTTGAAGGTTTACCCGATGTACAGTGCATAGCCGAAGTAATGGTTCCTTTTATACATGAGCTTGCGGTAATTGTAACACGTAATCCATCTGGAGAAATAAAAACCTATCCTGTGGTAGAAATGGAATTTCACCCAGAAGCCAATCAAGTGGAGTATGTTATCTGCCCAGCACGTATACCGGATGCTGTTTCGGAAGATGCTAGAGATATCGCTTTAAAAGTTTCCGAAGCATTTAACCATGTAGGATTACTGGCTGTAGAAATGTTTAGAACAGAGGACGACCAAATAGTTGTAAACGAGGTAGCACCAAGACCCCACAACAGCGGACACTACTCTATAGAGGCAAGCTATACATCGCAGTTTGAACAACATCTGCGCGCTATATTAGACTTACCACTTGGTAATACCGATAGTAAAGCAGCTGGTATTATGGTAAACCTTGTTGGTGCAGAAGGTTACAGCGGTAATGTAGTATATGAAAATATAGAAAAAATATTAGGTCAAGACGGCGTTACTCCGCACATATACGGAAAGAAGCAAACACGTCCTTTCAGGAAAATGGGACACGTAACCATAGTGAATGAGGATATTAATGAAGCAAGGCGTATAGCCGAAGAAGTTAAAAACAGTATTAAAGTAATTAGCAATTAA
- a CDS encoding MFS transporter: MEKGDADKKESTFLKKNPSLKIREFLSFLSIRFGLIFALNMQITIVFYWVYQITNDKLSLGLVGLAEVIPAIGFSLFAGHFVDLMEKRKMVLVCISAYILLGLSLFALTTPYVFDALGLNTTLYLIYFFVFCGGVIRSFMGPSVFSLFGLIVPRKNYANATSWGSMAWQMGSVIGPLTAGILIAFDGVIAGMLAVVIVEVLLLIPILSISVKPILKKEKEPVLKSLTMGIRFVLKTPELLGAQLLDMFSVLFGGAVALLPVYQKEILHVDEVGFGILRAAPGIGALLTMAILAFLPLKTYPGRKLFMAVTGFALSIIIFGISTNFILSFFMLLFSGMFDAVSVVVRSTILQLVTPDHMRGRVASVNTMFISSSNELGDFESGVMAHWLGTVRAVVVGGCLTLGVVAVTFFSAPQLRRFGFEEEEETDD, encoded by the coding sequence ATGGAAAAGGGCGATGCGGATAAAAAAGAGTCAACATTCTTAAAAAAGAATCCGTCACTTAAAATCCGCGAATTTCTTTCGTTTTTAAGTATACGATTCGGGCTTATTTTTGCGCTGAACATGCAGATAACCATTGTTTTTTATTGGGTTTACCAAATAACAAACGATAAATTATCACTTGGACTAGTAGGCTTAGCAGAGGTAATACCTGCTATTGGTTTTTCACTCTTTGCAGGACATTTTGTCGATTTGATGGAGAAAAGAAAAATGGTACTAGTCTGTATTTCCGCATACATACTGCTAGGGCTAAGTCTTTTTGCGCTTACTACACCGTATGTGTTTGATGCTTTAGGGCTTAATACTACCCTTTACTTAATTTATTTTTTTGTGTTTTGCGGTGGGGTTATTCGTTCGTTTATGGGGCCTTCGGTATTTTCATTATTTGGACTTATAGTACCTCGAAAGAATTATGCTAATGCTACCAGTTGGGGTAGTATGGCATGGCAAATGGGGTCTGTAATAGGACCACTTACAGCAGGGATACTTATTGCGTTCGACGGCGTAATTGCTGGGATGCTTGCTGTGGTTATAGTAGAGGTATTGTTATTAATCCCGATACTTTCTATAAGCGTAAAGCCGATATTGAAAAAAGAAAAAGAGCCTGTATTAAAAAGCCTTACCATGGGTATACGCTTTGTGTTAAAAACACCAGAATTGTTAGGAGCACAATTACTCGATATGTTCTCGGTGCTGTTTGGTGGTGCGGTTGCATTATTGCCGGTATATCAAAAAGAAATATTACATGTAGATGAGGTGGGCTTTGGTATTCTTCGTGCTGCACCTGGTATAGGAGCATTACTTACTATGGCGATACTGGCTTTCTTACCTTTAAAAACTTATCCCGGTAGGAAGTTGTTTATGGCAGTTACAGGGTTTGCTTTGTCGATTATAATATTTGGTATTTCTACTAATTTTATACTCTCATTTTTTATGCTACTCTTTTCAGGTATGTTCGATGCTGTGAGTGTAGTGGTACGAAGCACGATACTTCAGCTTGTAACTCCAGACCATATGCGTGGGCGTGTAGCATCGGTAAATACTATGTTTATAAGCTCTTCTAACGAATTAGGTGATTTTGAAAGTGGTGTTATGGCACATTGGTTAGGTACAGTACGAGCTGTTGTAGTAGGTGGCTGCCTTACACTAGGAGTGGTTGCAGTAACTTTTTTCAGTGCACCACAGCTTCGCAGATTTGGTTTTGAAGAAGAAGAGGAAACAGATGATTAA